A section of the Schistosoma haematobium chromosome ZW, whole genome shotgun sequence genome encodes:
- the UBR2_2 gene encoding E3 ubiquitin-protein ligase ubr2 (EggNog:ENOG410V716~COG:O), protein MTSDLMSHYIYKINSNVLPQIFVLRIVILFRFIINNGPTILSLPNEINEEDDDQVVAFVVADTEIQVNLYPTDNDAPTVPGSNIQVLVTQTEYNPSTTSTVFSSSSAISTTSNHSPVRQLSQTVPFDANLSLSEAIERFHLDFMSFYERLRTLGSSIPHTTTIISYPITPTVGLSNSTKPQISDRVTKTTEDINHKIIVNSHNSAKHYLERVAQRARNVIWSAACEWRSLRHSVAYTLIGSERTLRLRGCHEHFFNGGLAERRIHGLGHLLRASFAAHSRHAVVSRGCSLSCNANDCKTSGHRYCWSQLKTHPIYWWWWSYCVPFDVVPKSQLKDIPNSCRLNNPPTILDVAESAVCVAATEDARFLWRLLLPPLENYAIGNPSISAGDSSSQQQISQHNSMSSMSKMHCSSHSLSVNSQSTTSLLWDVDITSLFISLLHLRPGLEEFSVHDCQCTRLASEADADITFESGAASLGAHLLACDEGRIRQPIGDSHESHLLRLCYTALLVQTLLAWNPNMNCLNYLKKHKLIPDSCTWNDAYTKSAHWNTPQLIEVWRLLRDLSGLSTMNSSFSINDENHDPQIMAQSLGLFLRANCLPFLRIAAFVIHKITGVDVPSDLHQSTSSLANTSSDTMNEHSLLLAYLGLPLTPSDLLILLTSPESNSFNVSPSNTTAPISSSSSSSTNSLNFIQPEKLLHISLLSESLWLARLITSWCLTGRQSLSRQIYQSLYNRYVNNDKTDNTLSIIHDLIPYPNAHLPNLIQLPKEYTNLLLLATDMDCHAEGHTHSDLSLCLVCGHLACLFCYGCRQFEQKTDSSIFGGGTSTTIISNNNNSSSSSNNNNNQEFAVYRMQAHSRRCHSGYSLLLRIHSCRVILLSDQARRITEMPAPYRDSFGETDPDLRRGNPLFLVESEYERINQLWISHQLASSTSSDLITPSNLQFGLY, encoded by the exons ATGACATCCGACCTCATGAGCcattatatttataaaattaattcaaatgtGTTACCACAAATTTTTGTCTTGCGCATAGTCATTTTGTTTAGATTTATAA TTAATAATGGACCAACAATTCTTTCTCTAccaaatgaaattaatgaagaAGACGATGATCAAGTTGTAGCGTTTGTTGTCGCAGATACAGAAATTCAAGTCAATTTATATCCAACTGACAATGATGCACCTACAGTGCCTGGTTCAAATATTCAAGTGTTGGTTACACAAACAGAATATAATCCATCCACTACTTCTACTGTTTTTAGTAGTAGTTCAGCAATATCAACCACATCTAATCACTCTCCTGTTAGACAATTATCACAAACTGTTCCATTCGATGCCAATTTAAGTCTTTCCGAAGCGATTGAACGTTTTCATTTAGATTTTATGAGTTTCTATGAACGTTTACGTACACTCGGCTCATCTATACCACATACTACAACTATTATATCGTATCCAATAACACCAACAGTGGGACTATCAAACTCTACCAAACCTCAAATATCTGATCGTGTAACCAAAACTACAGAAGATATTAATCATAAAATTATTGTCAATTCTCATAATTCTGCTAAACATTATCTGGAACGTGTTGCACAACGCGCTCGTAATGTAATTTGGTCAGCTGCTTGTGAATGGAGATCATTGAGACATAGTGTAGCGTATACATTGATTGGGTCCGAACGT ACTTTAAGGTTACGTGGTTGTCACGAGCATTTCTTTAATGGTGGCTTGGCAGAACGACGAATTCATGGACTTGGACATTTGTTAAGAGCTTCATTCGCAGCACATTCTCGTCATGCTGTTGTTTCACGTGGCTGTTCATTGTCATGCAATGCAAATGATTGTAAGACATCAGGACATCGATATTGTTGGTCACAATTAAAAACTCACCCTATTTATTGGTGGTGGTGGTCTTATTGTGTTCCATTTGATGTTGTACCAAAATCACAACTAAAAGATA TTCCAAACAGTTGTCGTTTGAATAATCCACCAACTATATTGGACGTAGCTGAATCAGCTGTATGTGTTGCAGCAACAGAAGATGCTCGTTTCCTGTGGCGTTTATTACTTCCACCATTGGAAAATTACGCCATTGGTAATCCTAGCATATCAGCTGGTGATTCTTCTTCACAACAACAAATAAGTCAACATAATTCAATGTCTTCTATGTCTAAAATGCATTGTTCTTCACATTCTTTATCTGTGAACAGTCAGTCCACTACTAGTCTTCTTTGGGAT gTGGATATCACATCGTTGTTTATCAGCCTGTTACATTTACGTCCAGGTCTTGAAGAATTCAGTGTGCATGATTGTCAATGTACACGTTTAGCCAGTGAAGCTGATGCTGATATCACATTTGAATCTGGTGCAGCTTCATTGGGTGCTCATTTATTGGCTTGTGATGAAGGAAGAATACGTCAACCAATTGGTGATAGTCATGAATCACATTTATTACGTTTATGTTATACAGCATTGTTAGTACAAACATTACTAGCATGGAATCCTAATATGAATTGTTTAAATTATCTAAAAAAGCATAAGCTTATACCGGATTCGTGTACATGGAATGATGCTTATACAAAATCAGCTCATTGGAATACACCTCAG TTGATCGAAGTATGGCGTTTACTACGTGATCTATCCGGTCTTTctacaatgaattcatcattTTCTATTAATGATGAAAATCATGATCCGCAAATTATGGCTCAATCGTTAGGTTTATTTTTACGTGCTAATTGTCTACCATTTCTACGTATTGCTGCTTTTGTTATACACAAAATCACAGGTGTCGATGTGCCAAGTGATTTGCATCAGTCAACCAGTTCATTAGCAAATACTAGTTCAG ATACTATGAATGAACATAGTCTACTGTTAGCCTACTTAGGCTTACCATTAACGCCTAGTGATTTGTTAATCTTGTTAACATCACCTGAATCCAACTCGTTCAATGTATCACCATCAAACACAACAGCACCaatatcatcgtcatcatcatcgtcgaCAAACTCGTTGAATTTTATTCAACCTGAGAAATTATTGCATATTTCTTTGTTATCCGAATCATTATGGTTAGCACGTTTAATAACAAGTTGGTGTTTAACTGGTCGTCAGTCATTAAGTCGCCAAATTTATCAATCATTATACAATCGTTATGTAAACAACGACAAAACAGACAATACATTATCAATAATACATGATTTAATCCCTTATCCAAATGCACATTTACCAAATTTAATTCAATTACCAAAAGAATACACTAATTTGCTGTTACTGGCTACAGATATGGA CTGCCACGCAGAAGGTCATACACATAGTGATTTGAGTTTATGTCTAGTTTGTGGACATTTGGCTTGTTTATTCTGTTATGGTTGTCGACAATTTGAACAAAAAACTGATTCAAGTATATTTGGTGGTGGTACAAGTACAACAATAATTTCGAacaataataacagtagtagcagtagtaataataataataatcaagagtTTGCTGTCTACCGTATGCAAGCTCATTCTAGACGTTGTCATTCCGGCTATAGTCTCTTACTGCGTATTCATTCATGTCGTGTAATTTTATTGTCGGATCAAGCCAGACGAATTACTGAGATGCCTGCACCATATCGAGATTCTTTTGGTGAAACTGATCCTGATTTACg CCGTGGAAATCCTC